In Streptomyces hawaiiensis, one genomic interval encodes:
- a CDS encoding ADP-ribosylglycohydrolase family protein, translated as MQPKPHQNTSLDERITGALVGAAVGDALGGPVEGYAPEQILERHGGRVHGIVGPWHGDDWRTARPLAPYHKGDGHVTDDTLMTHALVRVYARVRDHLDAYAIADHLVPDLMTEPRWIPELESEALPLQRIFLAEKWLVTRIHYGHADPREAGSGNIVNCGAAMYMAPAGLVNAADPRAAYAEALDIAGAHQSSYGREAAGVLAAAVAAACTPGATPDSVVSTCLSLAKDGTRAAIERVCEEASRHTDVESALRPLREAVAPYDTVGPDYRAPSLGARRPSRLHSIEELPIALGMLLVARGDYRHAVLGAVNYGRDCDSIATMAGALAGALGSPVPEEWAKTVAEASRLDLWEPAATLTAVTREIFARDVARRRTHEQAFASLGGQECSD; from the coding sequence ATGCAGCCCAAACCACACCAAAACACCTCCCTGGACGAGCGGATCACCGGCGCCCTGGTCGGGGCCGCGGTCGGCGACGCTCTCGGCGGCCCCGTCGAGGGCTACGCGCCCGAGCAGATCCTCGAACGCCACGGCGGCCGCGTCCACGGCATCGTCGGCCCCTGGCACGGCGACGACTGGCGCACGGCCCGCCCCCTCGCCCCGTACCACAAGGGCGACGGCCACGTCACCGACGACACCTTGATGACCCACGCCCTGGTCCGTGTCTACGCCCGGGTCCGCGACCACCTCGACGCCTACGCGATCGCCGACCACCTGGTCCCGGACCTGATGACCGAGCCACGCTGGATCCCGGAACTGGAGTCCGAGGCACTACCCCTCCAGCGGATCTTCCTGGCGGAGAAGTGGCTGGTGACGAGGATCCACTACGGCCACGCCGACCCCCGCGAGGCCGGCAGCGGCAACATCGTCAACTGCGGGGCGGCGATGTACATGGCCCCGGCCGGCCTGGTCAACGCGGCCGATCCGCGTGCGGCCTACGCCGAGGCCCTCGACATCGCCGGTGCGCACCAGTCGTCGTACGGCCGTGAGGCGGCGGGCGTCCTGGCCGCTGCCGTGGCGGCGGCGTGCACCCCCGGTGCGACCCCGGACTCCGTCGTCTCGACGTGTCTCTCCCTCGCGAAGGACGGCACCCGGGCCGCGATCGAGCGGGTCTGCGAGGAGGCCTCCCGCCACACGGATGTCGAGTCGGCGCTGCGCCCACTGCGCGAGGCGGTGGCCCCCTACGACACGGTGGGCCCCGACTACCGCGCCCCGTCACTCGGCGCCCGCCGCCCCTCCCGCCTGCATTCGATCGAGGAACTCCCCATCGCGCTGGGCATGTTGCTCGTGGCGCGGGGCGACTACCGCCACGCCGTTCTCGGCGCGGTGAACTACGGCCGCGACTGCGACTCCATCGCCACGATGGCCGGCGCGCTGGCAGGCGCCCTGGGCTCACCGGTCCCGGAGGAGTGGGCCAAGACGGTCGCGGAGGCCAGCCGCCTGGATCTGTGGGAACCGGCGGCCACCCTCACCGCCGTGACCCGCGAGATCTTCGCCCGGGACGTGGCCCGCCGCCGCACCCACGAGCAGGCCTTCGCGTCCCTCGGAGGCCAGGAATGCTCCGACTGA
- a CDS encoding ADP-ribosylglycohydrolase family protein, producing the protein MLRLTWVQPEDLIGHELRQAVQDGREPKAIAARWRAAGGQEAPATAGASPTPASRYLRQLAEDLLDELADLPSALADDEPTDLEKIRSACPDWPEPAGTPATTPHHLEAAWLGRATGCLLGKPVEKLPLDAIRRLARSTGNWPLTTYFTARGVPEGLLRQHPWNRRSASTSLAENIDGMPEDDDLNYPLLNLVLLQRHGKAFTTMDVARVWLDELPAGRTFTAERIAYRNLLTGLEPPHTARHRNPFREWIGALIRADVHGWTNPGHPAAAAEQAHRDAALTHTANGVYAAMFTAAAIATAASGGHDIHTCLRTGLTVVPSRSRLARAVRRAVQLAHRHEDFDTVVDALHAAHAGTHHWVHAVPNTALIAAALTHANGDFAGSVCRAVSGGWDTDSNGATAGSIAGLLAGHPAALPDRWTAPLKNRLATSVGDFNGIGFDTLAHLTHRETHRP; encoded by the coding sequence ATGCTCCGACTGACCTGGGTCCAGCCGGAGGACCTGATCGGCCACGAACTCCGCCAGGCGGTCCAGGACGGCCGCGAGCCGAAGGCCATCGCGGCCCGCTGGCGAGCGGCGGGCGGCCAGGAGGCTCCGGCCACCGCGGGCGCCTCCCCCACCCCGGCGTCCCGATACCTCCGCCAGCTGGCGGAGGACCTCCTGGACGAACTGGCCGACCTCCCGAGCGCGTTGGCGGACGACGAACCAACGGACCTGGAGAAGATCAGGTCCGCCTGCCCCGACTGGCCAGAGCCCGCGGGCACCCCGGCCACCACCCCGCACCACCTCGAAGCCGCCTGGCTCGGCCGCGCCACCGGCTGCCTCCTGGGCAAACCGGTCGAGAAGCTCCCCCTCGACGCCATCCGCCGACTCGCCCGGTCCACCGGCAACTGGCCCCTCACCACCTACTTCACCGCCCGGGGCGTCCCCGAAGGCCTCCTGCGGCAGCACCCCTGGAACCGCCGCTCGGCGAGCACCTCCCTCGCCGAGAACATCGACGGCATGCCCGAGGACGACGACCTCAACTACCCCCTCCTCAACCTCGTCCTCCTCCAGCGCCACGGCAAGGCCTTCACCACCATGGACGTGGCCCGCGTCTGGCTCGACGAACTCCCCGCCGGCCGCACCTTCACCGCCGAACGCATCGCCTACCGCAACCTCCTCACCGGCCTGGAACCCCCGCACACCGCCCGCCACCGCAACCCGTTCCGCGAGTGGATCGGCGCCCTGATCCGCGCCGACGTCCACGGCTGGACCAACCCCGGCCACCCGGCCGCGGCAGCCGAACAGGCCCACCGTGACGCCGCCCTCACCCACACCGCCAACGGCGTCTACGCGGCGATGTTCACGGCGGCCGCCATCGCCACGGCGGCGAGCGGCGGGCACGACATCCACACCTGCCTGCGCACCGGCCTCACCGTCGTCCCCTCGCGCTCCCGCCTGGCCCGGGCCGTCCGCCGAGCCGTCCAACTGGCCCACCGGCACGAAGACTTCGACACGGTCGTCGACGCACTCCACGCCGCCCACGCCGGCACCCATCACTGGGTGCACGCCGTCCCCAACACCGCCCTGATCGCCGCCGCCCTCACCCACGCGAACGGCGACTTCGCCGGCTCCGTCTGCCGCGCCGTGAGCGGCGGCTGGGACACCGACTCCAACGGCGCGACCGCCGGCTCCATCGCCGGGCTGCTGGCCGGACACCCCGCGGCGCTCCCCGACCGCTGGACGGCACCCCTGAAGAACCGGCTGGCCACGTCCGTCGGCGACTTCAACGGCATCGGCTTCGACACCCTCGCCCACCTCACGCACCGGGAGACCCACCGCCCATGA
- a CDS encoding CaiB/BaiF CoA transferase family protein, producing the protein MTAPTTAPLTGLRVLDLATLFAGPMAATLLGDFGAEVVKIEHPRKPDPSRGHGPSKDGAGLWWKMLGRNKRTMTLDLSKPGGRATLLRLAATTDVIIENFRPGTLEKWDLGWPELSAVNPRLVLARVTGFGQFGPYAHRPGFGTLAEAMSGFAAITGEPDAPPTLPPFGLADSIAGLTTAYAVMTALAARDRTGEGQVVDLALIEPILAALGPQPLWYDQLGHVQPRTGNRSPNNAPRGVYRTADGTWVAVSTSAQSVAERVMRLVGRPELIDEPWFASGADRARHADVLDEAVGGWIAARTRTDVMAAFEKAEAAVAPVQDVRDVMADPQYQALNTITTVDDPELGPLRMQNVLFRLSATPGAIRWAGRPHGADTDEVLTELGLSPDDVTALRAEGAL; encoded by the coding sequence ATGACCGCGCCCACGACCGCGCCCCTCACCGGCCTGCGCGTCCTCGACCTCGCCACCCTCTTCGCCGGCCCGATGGCCGCCACCCTGCTCGGCGACTTCGGCGCCGAGGTCGTCAAGATCGAGCACCCGCGGAAGCCGGACCCCTCCCGCGGCCACGGCCCGTCGAAGGACGGCGCGGGCCTGTGGTGGAAGATGCTCGGCCGCAACAAGCGCACCATGACCCTCGACCTGTCGAAGCCCGGCGGCCGCGCCACCCTCCTGCGGCTGGCCGCCACCACCGACGTGATCATCGAGAACTTCCGCCCCGGCACCCTGGAGAAGTGGGACCTGGGCTGGCCGGAGCTGTCGGCCGTCAACCCCCGGCTCGTCCTGGCCCGCGTCACCGGCTTCGGCCAGTTCGGCCCCTACGCGCACCGCCCCGGCTTCGGCACCCTGGCCGAGGCGATGAGCGGCTTCGCGGCGATCACCGGCGAACCGGACGCGCCCCCGACGCTCCCGCCGTTCGGCCTGGCCGACTCCATCGCGGGCCTGACGACGGCGTACGCGGTGATGACGGCGCTCGCCGCCCGCGACCGCACCGGCGAGGGCCAGGTCGTCGACCTGGCCCTGATCGAACCGATCCTGGCCGCCCTCGGCCCCCAGCCCCTCTGGTACGACCAGCTCGGGCACGTCCAGCCCCGCACCGGCAACCGCTCCCCCAACAACGCACCACGCGGCGTCTACCGCACCGCGGACGGCACCTGGGTGGCCGTCTCCACCTCGGCCCAGTCGGTCGCGGAGCGCGTGATGCGCCTGGTCGGCCGCCCGGAACTGATCGACGAGCCCTGGTTCGCCTCGGGCGCCGACCGCGCCCGGCACGCCGACGTCCTGGACGAGGCGGTCGGCGGCTGGATCGCCGCGCGCACCCGCACCGACGTCATGGCCGCCTTCGAGAAGGCCGAGGCGGCGGTGGCCCCGGTCCAGGACGTCCGGGACGTGATGGCGGACCCGCAGTACCAGGCCCTGAACACCATCACCACCGTCGACGACCCCGAACTCGGCCCGCTGCGCATGCAGAACGTCCTCTTCCGGCTCTCCGCCACCCCCGGCGCGATCCGCTGGGCCGGCCGCCCGCACGGCGCCGACACCGACGAGGTCCTGACCGAGCTGGGCCTGTCCCCGGACGACGTCACGGCGCTGCGCGCGGAGGGCGCCCTGTGA
- a CDS encoding HpcH/HpaI aldolase/citrate lyase family protein: MTAYPLTWLYAPGDRPDVVAKALASGADVVVADLEDAVAPDRKAYARAATADLLHDVPAVPVHVRVNALDSPWGEQDIAALAPAPGLSGLRLPKITSSAEVTHVAHRAARADLYALLETALAVEQAYAIACAHPHLRGIALGEADLLADLGVRDDTGLDWPRSRVVVAARAAGLPPPPQSVHPDTRDLDGLAVSCARGRALGFLGRAAIHPRQLPVIERAYLPTGAEIEQAETVLKAAATEQGAQALADGRFIDAAVVTAAQRTLSLARRR; this comes from the coding sequence GTGACGGCGTACCCCCTCACCTGGCTCTACGCCCCGGGCGACCGCCCCGACGTAGTGGCGAAGGCCCTCGCCTCCGGCGCCGACGTGGTCGTCGCCGACCTGGAGGACGCAGTCGCCCCGGACCGCAAGGCCTACGCCCGCGCCGCCACCGCCGACCTGCTCCACGACGTGCCGGCCGTCCCGGTCCACGTCCGCGTCAACGCCCTGGACAGCCCCTGGGGCGAGCAGGACATCGCGGCCCTGGCCCCGGCTCCCGGGCTCTCCGGGCTCCGCCTCCCCAAGATCACCTCATCCGCCGAGGTCACCCACGTCGCGCACCGGGCCGCTCGGGCCGATCTGTACGCCCTGCTGGAGACGGCCCTCGCCGTGGAGCAGGCGTACGCCATCGCCTGCGCCCATCCGCACCTGCGCGGCATCGCACTCGGCGAGGCCGACCTGCTGGCCGACCTCGGCGTACGCGACGACACGGGCCTCGACTGGCCCCGCTCCCGGGTGGTCGTGGCGGCCCGGGCCGCCGGTCTGCCCCCGCCGCCCCAGTCCGTCCACCCGGACACCCGCGACCTGGACGGGCTGGCCGTCTCCTGCGCCCGTGGCCGCGCCCTGGGTTTCCTCGGCCGCGCCGCGATCCACCCCCGCCAGCTCCCGGTGATCGAACGCGCCTACCTGCCCACCGGGGCGGAGATCGAGCAGGCGGAGACGGTCCTCAAGGCAGCCGCCACGGAGCAGGGCGCCCAGGCACTCGCGGACGGCCGCTTCATCGACGCGGCGGTGGTGACGGCGGCCCAGCGCACCCTGTCCCTGGCCCGCCGCCGCTGA
- the lgt gene encoding prolipoprotein diacylglyceryl transferase, producing the protein MELAFIPSPSRGVLYLGPIPLRGYAFCIIIGVFVAVWLGNKRWIARGGRAGTVADIAVWAVPFGLVGGRLYHVITDYELYFSEGRDWVDAFKIWEGGLGIWGAIALGAVGAWIGCRRRGIPLPAYADAIAPGIAFAQAIGRWGNWFNQELYGKPTDLPWALEITSSSDGRVPGTYHPTFLYESLWCIGVAFLVIWADRRFRLGHGRAFALYVAAYCTGRAWIEYMRVDDAHHILGVRLNVWTALFVFLLAVTYLIVSSKKRPGREDVVEPAAAVSGDDADGGEKPENADKDDEVADDSEADAGAGSGKKT; encoded by the coding sequence ATGGAACTTGCCTTCATTCCCAGCCCGTCGCGCGGGGTGCTGTACCTCGGCCCCATTCCGCTGCGCGGCTACGCGTTCTGCATCATCATCGGCGTCTTCGTCGCGGTCTGGCTCGGCAACAAGCGCTGGATCGCCCGGGGCGGGCGGGCCGGCACGGTGGCCGACATCGCCGTGTGGGCCGTGCCCTTCGGCCTCGTCGGCGGCCGGCTCTACCACGTGATCACGGACTACGAGCTGTACTTCAGCGAGGGCCGCGACTGGGTGGACGCCTTCAAGATCTGGGAGGGCGGCCTCGGCATCTGGGGCGCGATCGCGCTCGGCGCGGTGGGTGCGTGGATCGGCTGCCGCCGCCGTGGCATCCCGCTGCCCGCGTACGCCGACGCCATCGCCCCCGGCATCGCCTTCGCCCAGGCGATCGGCCGCTGGGGCAACTGGTTCAACCAGGAGCTGTACGGCAAGCCCACCGACCTGCCGTGGGCCCTGGAGATCACCTCCTCCTCGGACGGGCGGGTGCCGGGCACGTACCACCCGACGTTCCTGTACGAGTCGCTGTGGTGCATCGGCGTGGCGTTCCTGGTCATCTGGGCGGACCGCCGCTTCCGGCTCGGACACGGCCGGGCGTTCGCGCTGTACGTCGCCGCGTACTGCACGGGCCGGGCGTGGATCGAGTACATGCGGGTCGACGACGCCCACCACATCCTGGGCGTCCGGCTGAACGTCTGGACCGCGCTCTTCGTGTTCCTGCTCGCGGTGACGTACCTGATCGTGTCGTCGAAGAAGCGGCCCGGGCGGGAGGACGTGGTGGAACCGGCTGCCGCGGTCTCCGGAGACGACGCCGACGGCGGCGAGAAGCCGGAGAACGCCGACAAGGACGACGAGGTCGCGGACGACTCCGAGGCGGACGCGGGGGCCGGGTCGGGCAAGAAGACCTGA
- a CDS encoding DsbA family protein, with amino-acid sequence MSEKNREGKRTAREKLAVEREKQKSADKRRRALVVGGAVVAVLGLAAVIGVVAANAGKDDGGEASGPVVAPSGAQGKDGLAIPVGKDSAKSTLTVWEDFRCPACKSFETAYRPVIHELTNAGRLKVEYHLVTLIDGNMRGTGSRNAANAAACAQDAGKFPAYHDVLFDNQPSEIDDAYADNGKLVELAGKVDGLDTPAFRTCVEDGTHNAWVAKSHQAFNKGNFSGTPTVLFDGENIYQDRTMTPAKLKQMVQEANQG; translated from the coding sequence GTGAGCGAGAAGAACCGTGAGGGTAAGCGCACCGCCCGGGAGAAGCTGGCGGTCGAGCGCGAGAAGCAGAAGTCCGCGGACAAGCGCCGGCGCGCGCTGGTCGTGGGCGGGGCCGTCGTCGCCGTCCTGGGGCTCGCGGCGGTGATCGGCGTCGTCGCGGCCAACGCCGGCAAGGACGACGGCGGCGAGGCATCGGGCCCGGTCGTGGCCCCTTCGGGGGCGCAGGGCAAGGACGGCCTCGCGATCCCGGTCGGCAAGGACAGCGCCAAGTCCACGCTCACGGTGTGGGAGGACTTCCGCTGCCCCGCCTGCAAGTCCTTCGAGACGGCGTACCGGCCGGTGATCCACGAGCTGACGAACGCCGGCCGGCTGAAGGTCGAGTACCACCTGGTCACCCTCATCGACGGCAACATGCGCGGCACCGGCTCCCGCAACGCCGCCAACGCCGCGGCCTGCGCCCAGGACGCCGGGAAGTTCCCCGCGTACCACGACGTGCTGTTCGACAACCAGCCCTCGGAGATCGACGACGCCTACGCGGACAACGGCAAGCTGGTCGAGCTGGCCGGCAAGGTCGACGGCCTGGACACCCCGGCCTTCCGCACATGCGTCGAGGACGGCACGCACAACGCCTGGGTCGCCAAGTCCCACCAGGCCTTCAACAAGGGCAACTTCTCGGGTACGCCCACCGTGCTGTTCGACGGCGAGAACATCTACCAGGACCGGACGATGACCCCGGCCAAGCTGAAGCAGATGGTGCAGGAGGCGAACCAGGGGTAA
- the trpA gene encoding tryptophan synthase subunit alpha: MSGTIQLLSDTLAAAKSEGRAALIAYLPAGFPTVDGGIDAIKAVIDGGADVVEVGLPHSDPVLDGPVIQTADDIALRGGVKIADVMRTVREAHAATGKPILVMTYWNPIDRYGVERFTAELAEAGGAGCILPDLPVQESALWREHAEKHALATVFVVAPSSKDERLAQITAAGSGFVYAASLMGVTGTRASVSSQAQDLVERTRATGTDLPVCVGLGVSNPAQAAEVAGFADGVIVGSAFVKAMLDAPDDAAGLEAVRGLAGDLAKGVRGQA; encoded by the coding sequence GTGAGCGGGACCATCCAGCTGTTGAGCGACACCCTCGCCGCGGCGAAGTCCGAAGGGCGCGCCGCGCTCATCGCCTACCTCCCGGCCGGGTTCCCGACCGTGGACGGCGGCATCGACGCGATCAAGGCCGTCATCGACGGCGGCGCCGACGTCGTCGAGGTGGGTCTGCCGCACAGCGACCCCGTCCTCGACGGCCCCGTCATCCAGACCGCCGACGACATCGCCCTGCGCGGCGGCGTCAAGATCGCCGACGTGATGCGCACGGTCCGCGAGGCCCATGCCGCCACCGGCAAGCCCATCCTCGTCATGACGTACTGGAACCCCATCGACCGCTACGGCGTCGAGCGGTTCACCGCCGAACTCGCCGAGGCGGGCGGCGCCGGGTGCATCCTGCCCGACCTGCCCGTGCAGGAGTCGGCCCTGTGGAGGGAGCACGCGGAGAAGCACGCTCTCGCCACCGTCTTCGTCGTCGCCCCCAGCAGCAAGGACGAGCGGCTCGCGCAGATCACCGCGGCGGGCAGCGGCTTCGTCTACGCGGCCTCCCTCATGGGCGTCACCGGAACCCGGGCCAGCGTCAGCTCCCAGGCCCAGGACCTGGTGGAACGCACCCGGGCCACGGGGACGGACCTGCCGGTCTGTGTCGGGCTCGGTGTCTCCAACCCCGCCCAGGCCGCCGAGGTCGCCGGCTTCGCCGACGGCGTGATCGTCGGCTCTGCCTTCGTCAAGGCGATGCTGGACGCCCCGGACGACGCCGCCGGTCTTGAAGCCGTGCGCGGGCTCGCGGGCGACCTCGCCAAGGGCGTGCGCGGACAGGCGTAA
- the trpB gene encoding tryptophan synthase subunit beta, giving the protein MPSQFFIPDPEGQTPNPEGYFGAFGGKFIPEALVAAVDEVAVEYDKAKHDPEFARELDDLLVHYTGRPSSLTEVPRFAEHAGGCRVFLKREDLNHTGSHKINNVLGQALLTKRMGKTRVIAETGAGQHGVATATACALFGLECTIYMGEIDTQRQALNVARMRMLGAEVIAVKSGSRTLKDAINEAFRDWVANVDHTHYLFGTVAGPHPFPAMVRDFHRVIGVETRRQLLERVGRLPDAAVACVGGGSNAIGLFHAFIPDTDVRLIGCEPAGHGVETGEHAATLTAGEPGILHGSRSYVLQDEEGQITEPYSISAGLDYPGIGPEHSYLKDSGRGEYRAVTDDAAMQALRLLSRTEGIIPAIESAHALAGALEVGKELGKDGLIVVNLSGRGDKDMDTAARYFGLYDTDAEVAEDASGTAEIEGDAK; this is encoded by the coding sequence ATGCCCAGTCAGTTCTTCATCCCCGACCCCGAGGGTCAAACGCCCAACCCCGAAGGCTACTTCGGGGCCTTCGGCGGCAAGTTCATCCCCGAGGCCCTCGTCGCAGCCGTCGACGAGGTGGCCGTCGAGTACGACAAGGCCAAGCACGATCCGGAGTTCGCGAGGGAACTCGACGACCTCCTGGTCCACTACACCGGCCGCCCCAGCTCCCTCACAGAAGTGCCCCGCTTCGCCGAGCACGCCGGAGGCTGCCGCGTCTTCCTCAAGCGCGAGGATCTGAACCACACCGGCTCCCACAAGATCAACAACGTCCTCGGCCAGGCCCTGCTCACCAAGCGCATGGGCAAGACCCGGGTCATCGCCGAGACGGGCGCCGGCCAGCACGGCGTGGCCACGGCCACCGCCTGTGCGCTGTTCGGCCTCGAGTGCACGATCTACATGGGCGAGATCGACACTCAGCGCCAGGCCCTCAACGTGGCCCGCATGCGCATGCTCGGCGCCGAGGTCATCGCCGTGAAGTCCGGCAGCCGCACGCTGAAGGACGCCATCAACGAGGCCTTCCGGGACTGGGTCGCCAACGTCGACCACACCCACTACCTCTTCGGCACCGTCGCCGGACCGCACCCCTTCCCGGCGATGGTCCGCGACTTCCACCGGGTCATCGGCGTCGAGACCCGCCGCCAGCTCCTGGAGCGCGTCGGACGCCTCCCCGACGCGGCCGTCGCCTGCGTCGGCGGCGGCTCCAACGCCATCGGCCTCTTCCACGCCTTCATCCCGGACACCGACGTCCGCCTCATCGGCTGCGAACCGGCCGGGCACGGCGTCGAGACCGGTGAGCACGCCGCGACCCTCACCGCGGGCGAGCCCGGCATCCTGCACGGCTCGCGCTCCTACGTCCTCCAGGACGAGGAGGGCCAGATCACCGAGCCCTACTCGATCTCGGCCGGGCTGGACTACCCGGGCATCGGCCCCGAGCACTCCTACCTGAAGGACTCCGGCCGCGGCGAATACCGCGCGGTCACCGACGACGCGGCGATGCAGGCCCTGCGCCTGCTGTCGCGCACCGAGGGCATCATCCCGGCCATCGAGAGCGCCCACGCGCTGGCCGGCGCCCTGGAGGTCGGCAAGGAGCTGGGCAAGGACGGGCTGATCGTGGTCAACCTGTCCGGCCGCGGCGACAAGGACATGGACACCGCCGCGCGCTACTTCGGCCTGTACGACACCGACGCCGAGGTCGCCGAGGACGCCTCCGGCACCGCCGAGATCGAGGGGGACGCCAAGTGA
- the trpM gene encoding tryptophan biosynthesis modulator TrpM codes for MTPTLTTVDRYARLARGCRPRGCRAPARRVHGRRVRYVIGDEPGQVNGMRWQQRPFL; via the coding sequence ATGACTCCCACCCTGACGACCGTGGACCGGTACGCCCGCCTCGCGCGCGGCTGCCGCCCCCGCGGCTGCCGTGCGCCCGCGCGCCGCGTTCACGGCCGCCGCGTCCGGTACGTCATCGGTGACGAACCCGGGCAGGTCAACGGCATGCGATGGCAGCAGCGCCCCTTCCTTTAG
- the trpC gene encoding indole-3-glycerol phosphate synthase TrpC, protein MSVLDEIIDGVRADLAERQARVSLDELKERAAKAPAAKDGAAALRGDGVKVICEVKRSSPSKGALAAIADPAGLAADYEAGGAAVISVLTEERRFGGSLADLEAVRARVDIPVLRKDFIVTSYQLWEARAYGADVVLLIVAALDQAALESLIERAESIGLTPLVEVHDEDEVERAVDAGARVIGVNARNLKTLEVDRGTFERVAPEIPDHIIKIAESGVRGPHDLIAYANSGADAVLVGESLVTGKDPRTAVSDLVAAGEHPALRHGRS, encoded by the coding sequence GTGAGTGTGCTCGACGAGATCATCGACGGAGTCCGTGCCGACCTCGCGGAGCGGCAGGCGCGCGTCAGCCTCGACGAGCTCAAGGAGCGCGCGGCGAAGGCTCCCGCGGCCAAGGACGGCGCGGCCGCACTGCGCGGCGACGGCGTGAAGGTCATCTGTGAGGTCAAGCGCTCCAGCCCGTCCAAGGGCGCGCTGGCCGCGATCGCCGACCCGGCCGGACTCGCCGCGGACTACGAGGCGGGCGGCGCGGCCGTCATCTCCGTCCTCACCGAGGAGCGCCGCTTCGGCGGCTCACTCGCCGACCTGGAGGCGGTCCGCGCCCGCGTGGACATCCCGGTCCTCCGCAAGGACTTCATCGTCACGTCGTACCAGCTGTGGGAGGCCCGCGCCTACGGCGCCGACGTCGTGCTGCTGATCGTCGCCGCCCTCGACCAGGCCGCCCTGGAGTCCCTCATCGAGCGCGCCGAGTCCATCGGGCTCACGCCGCTCGTCGAGGTGCACGACGAGGACGAGGTCGAGCGCGCGGTCGACGCCGGCGCCCGTGTGATCGGCGTCAACGCGCGCAACCTCAAGACCCTCGAGGTCGACCGCGGCACCTTCGAGCGCGTGGCTCCCGAGATCCCGGACCACATCATCAAGATCGCCGAATCCGGCGTCCGCGGCCCGCACGACCTCATCGCCTATGCCAACTCCGGTGCCGACGCGGTCCTGGTCGGCGAGTCCCTCGTCACCGGCAAGGACCCCAGGACGGCGGTCTCCGACCTGGTGGCGGCGGGCGAGCACCCCGCACTCCGCCACGGCCGGAGCTGA
- a CDS encoding DUF2752 domain-containing protein, which translates to MHTVNAESRRVTQSVPSRLAVPAGVLAAVAAAFAYVGTVDPNEPGHYPACPLLRYTGLYCPGCGGLRSAHAFIHGDLPTALHANALATLGYLGFAVLWTVWVVHAARGRPLRIDPRPGLVWSLGALLLVFTVVRNLPFGGWLHP; encoded by the coding sequence ATGCATACCGTGAACGCCGAGAGCCGAAGGGTGACGCAGAGCGTCCCGAGCCGCCTGGCCGTCCCCGCCGGGGTGCTCGCGGCCGTCGCCGCCGCCTTCGCCTACGTGGGCACCGTGGACCCCAACGAACCCGGCCACTACCCCGCCTGCCCGCTGCTGCGCTACACCGGCCTGTACTGCCCCGGCTGCGGCGGACTGCGCAGCGCGCACGCCTTCATCCACGGGGACCTGCCGACGGCGCTGCACGCCAACGCGCTCGCGACCCTCGGCTATCTGGGCTTCGCCGTGCTGTGGACCGTATGGGTGGTGCACGCGGCCCGCGGGCGCCCGCTGCGGATCGACCCCCGCCCCGGGCTGGTGTGGAGCCTCGGGGCGTTGCTGCTGGTCTTCACGGTTGTCCGGAACCTGCCCTTCGGTGGCTGGCTCCATCCTTGA
- a CDS encoding HGxxPAAW family protein translates to MAGSSHGHTPAAWTGVTIAFIGFCVSGAFMVMDQPVGFWAGMVVVLLGGVVGAIMRMMGLGQPKELHRPHQMTGDREPARAEG, encoded by the coding sequence ATGGCGGGCAGCAGCCACGGTCACACCCCGGCCGCCTGGACCGGTGTCACGATCGCCTTCATCGGTTTCTGCGTCTCGGGCGCGTTCATGGTGATGGACCAGCCGGTGGGCTTCTGGGCGGGCATGGTGGTCGTGCTCCTCGGCGGTGTCGTCGGCGCCATCATGCGGATGATGGGCCTCGGCCAGCCCAAGGAGCTGCACCGGCCGCACCAGATGACCGGCGACCGCGAGCCGGCGCGCGCCGAGGGCTGA